A region from the Etheostoma spectabile isolate EspeVRDwgs_2016 chromosome 9, UIUC_Espe_1.0, whole genome shotgun sequence genome encodes:
- the LOC116695827 gene encoding calreticulin, whose protein sequence is MKLPVAILAVFASIAVTIDATVYFKEQFLDGDGWESRWVESKHKSDYGQWKLSAGKFYGDAEADKGIQTSQDARFYALSARFEPFSNEGKPLVVQFTIKHEQKIDCGGGYVKIFPSDLDQSNMHGDSQYYIMFGPDICGYSTKKVHVIFNYKGQNHLIKKDIKCKDDELTNLYTLILNPDQTYEVKINNEKVESGSLEDDWDMLPPKTIKDPEAKKPSNWDDRAKIDDPNDTKPEEWDKPETIPDPDAKKPSDWDEDMDGEWEPPMITNPEYKGEWSPKKIDNPDYKGVWVHPEIDNPEYTHDVTMYKFEKIGVLGLDLWQVKSGTIFDNFLITDDVKEAEEFGKETWGVTKGPEKKMKDEQEDMERKVREEEEKSKKDTEGGDEEEEEEEEDGEEEDEAEEDGEELEEDAGTEEDSDVKEKDEL, encoded by the exons ATGAAGCTCCCAGTGGCGATTCTCGCAGTTTTTGCATCGATAGCTGTCACCATTGACGCTACCGTCTACTTCAAGGAACAATTTCTGGATGGAG ATGGATGGGAGAGCCGGTGGGTCGAGTCCAAACACAAGTCAGACTATGGCCAATGGAAACTGAGTGCTGGGAAGTTTTATGGGGATGCTGAGGCGGATAAAG GTATCCAGACCAGCCAGGACGCCCGCTTTTACGCCCTGTCTGCTCGCTTCGAGCCTTTTAGCAACGAGGGAAAGCCCCTGGTCGTCCAGTTCACCATCAAGCATGAGCAGAAGATTGACTGCGGCGGCGGCTATGTCAAGATCTTCCCGTCTGACCTCGACCAGAGCAACATGCATGGAGACTCCCAGTATTACATCATGTTTG GGCCTGACATCTGTGGATACAGCACAAAGAAGGTCCATGTGATCTTCAACTACAAGGGCCAGAACCACCTCATCAAGAAAGACATCAAATGCAAA GATGATGAGCTGACCAACCTGTACACACTGATCCTGAATCCAGACCAGACATACGAGGTGAAGATCAACAACGAGAAGGTGGAGTCCGGCTCCCTGGAGGACGACTGGGACATGCTGCCCCCAAAGACGATCAAGGACCCAGAGGCCAAGAAGCCCAGCAACTGGGACGACAGGGCCAAGATCGACGACCCCAACGACACCAAGCCTGAG GAATGGGACAAGCCAGAGACCATCCCTGACCCTGATGCCAAGAAGCCTAGTGACTGGGACGAGGACATGGACGGAGAGTGGGAACCTCCCATGATCACCAACCCAGAGTACAAA GGCGAGTGGAGTCCCAAGAAGATTGACAACCCTGACTACAAAGGAGTCTGGGTCCACCCCGAGATCGACAACCCAGAGTACACTCACGACGTCACTATGTACAAGTTTGAGAAAATTGGAGTACTGGGCCTGGATCTGTGGCAG GTGAAATCTGGCACCATCTTTGACAACTTCCTGATCACTGACGATGTCAAAGAAGCAGAGGAGTTTGGGAAGGAAACCTGGGGAGTTACTAAG GGCCCGGAGAAGAAGATGAAAGACGAGCAGGAGGACATGGAGAGGAaagtcagggaggaggaggaaaagagcaAGAAGGACACTGAAGGCggtgatgaggaagaggaggaggaggaggaagatggcgaggaggaggacgaggcaGAGGAAGACGGCGAGGAGCTGGAAGAGGACGCTGGGACGGAGGAGGACAGTGATGTCAAAGAGAAGGACGAGTTGTAG